A genome region from Methanolinea sp. includes the following:
- a CDS encoding DUF1743 domain-containing protein, with translation MEGGATPDIPDPYVIRYPEIVAVADGEGREVELVEFFECTGGAMWVKEHYARSPLVRSIRTVGSTTRYLLSLGKVSLELSGSRFAAGISGVEVEGDEIAISYVGLGGGGVGASGCRSLAGGVTRARCDRSGGGRKAGATIWVPRRERVLIGVDDTDNPEEGATWTLCHNIAKAVQDADSRYLSHTIVQLFPVPYRTKNCVAVVCEFASRAPDRLVRSFEELLSKYTLSRETGMAVYRGFHPPRTLEEFGWAVKTGEVSRERLPLLEGDGLSFVLRGRGLVGAVASIPFYTRYEEALELCGGGN, from the coding sequence ATGGAAGGAGGCGCCACCCCCGATATCCCCGACCCTTACGTCATCAGGTACCCCGAGATAGTAGCCGTCGCGGACGGCGAGGGCAGGGAGGTCGAGCTCGTGGAGTTCTTCGAGTGCACCGGCGGGGCCATGTGGGTGAAGGAGCACTACGCGCGCAGCCCGCTCGTGCGGTCGATCCGGACCGTGGGATCGACGACCCGCTACCTCCTCTCGCTCGGGAAGGTCTCGCTCGAGCTTTCCGGGTCGCGCTTCGCGGCGGGCATCTCGGGCGTCGAGGTGGAGGGGGACGAGATCGCGATATCGTACGTCGGGCTCGGGGGCGGGGGCGTGGGCGCGTCGGGGTGCCGCTCCCTCGCGGGCGGTGTCACGAGGGCACGCTGCGACCGTTCCGGAGGGGGGAGGAAGGCGGGTGCGACGATATGGGTTCCCCGGAGGGAACGCGTCCTCATCGGCGTCGACGATACCGACAACCCCGAGGAGGGGGCGACGTGGACGCTCTGCCACAACATCGCCAAGGCGGTGCAGGATGCGGACTCGCGGTACCTCTCCCACACGATTGTCCAGCTCTTCCCGGTCCCCTACAGGACGAAGAACTGCGTCGCGGTCGTCTGCGAGTTCGCTTCGAGGGCCCCGGACCGGCTCGTCCGGTCATTCGAGGAACTCCTCTCCAAGTACACGCTCTCCCGCGAGACGGGGATGGCGGTCTACAGGGGTTTCCACCCGCCCCGCACCCTCGAGGAGTTCGGGTGGGCGGTGAAGACCGGGGAAGTCAGCCGGGAGAGACTCCCCCTGCTGGAAGGAGACGGGCTCTCGTTCGTCCTCCGGGGGAGGGGGCTTGTAGGGGCCGTTGCATCGATCCCATTCTACACGCGCTACGAGGAGGCGCTGGAGCTGTGCGGTGGAGGGAACTGA
- a CDS encoding radical SAM protein yields the protein MRWRELKAELLSAGTVRLAGEPAGEYIARSAAGPGAGGTGSVFFSLGGKRVRLSVDGESPLTLTHRGGGRAFLEIGGRKIEGILEEVALHCPRQAYVTVSTGCIFSCRYCGVPGGKAGRKSPGEIVEMVRKVAGRIDAISLTSGVVGSVEEEERYVLRVVGELRRHFSLPIGVSIYPSEGTAERLSALGVREVKFNVETATDSLFAEMCPGLSRDAIWDALRRSVPLFGRNHVFSNLIVGLGETDEEAARCIRRLAGMGVIPIVRPLTPAGACRHLPRPSAERLLALFEVHAEALRESGLDPRGALSMCAACTGCDLVPGRDDA from the coding sequence GTGCGGTGGAGGGAACTGAAGGCCGAACTCCTCTCCGCCGGGACCGTGCGCCTCGCGGGCGAACCCGCGGGGGAGTACATCGCGCGCTCGGCCGCGGGCCCCGGTGCGGGAGGCACCGGCTCGGTGTTCTTCTCCCTCGGGGGAAAGAGGGTCAGGCTCTCGGTCGACGGGGAGAGCCCCCTCACCCTCACCCACCGCGGGGGCGGCAGGGCGTTCCTCGAGATCGGGGGAAGAAAGATCGAGGGGATCCTCGAGGAGGTCGCCCTCCACTGCCCGCGCCAGGCGTACGTGACCGTGAGCACGGGGTGCATCTTCTCGTGCCGCTACTGCGGTGTGCCCGGCGGGAAAGCGGGGAGGAAGTCCCCGGGCGAGATCGTGGAGATGGTCAGGAAGGTTGCGGGTAGGATCGACGCGATCTCCCTCACGAGCGGGGTCGTCGGGTCCGTGGAAGAGGAGGAGAGGTACGTTCTCCGCGTCGTGGGAGAGCTCCGCAGGCACTTTTCGCTCCCCATCGGCGTCTCCATCTACCCGTCGGAGGGAACGGCGGAGCGCCTCTCTGCCCTCGGCGTGAGGGAGGTGAAGTTCAACGTGGAGACGGCAACGGACAGCCTGTTCGCCGAGATGTGCCCGGGGCTCTCCCGCGACGCCATCTGGGATGCGCTCCGCCGTTCCGTCCCGCTCTTCGGGAGGAACCACGTCTTTTCGAACCTCATCGTGGGTCTGGGGGAGACGGACGAGGAGGCGGCCCGGTGCATCAGGAGGCTCGCGGGGATGGGTGTCATCCCCATCGTGCGCCCCCTCACGCCCGCGGGGGCCTGCCGCCACCTGCCCCGCCCGTCCGCGGAAAGGCTGCTCGCGCTCTTCGAGGTCCACGCGGAGGCGCTGCGGGAGAGTGGCCTTGACCCGCGGGGTGCACTCTCGATGTGCGCGGCCTGCACGGGGTGCGACCTCGTGCCGGGGAGGGATGACGCGTGA
- a CDS encoding homocitrate synthase family protein — MRSWNVEICDVTLRDGEQTPGVSFTCEEKVRIAEALDEVGVEVIEAGFPATSSYEKRCVSSVAALGLEARICCLARARKADVDAAIDAGVDMVSIFIPTSELHVRHKFHAPRETVLAEALEMVDYTRDHGMQVRFAAEDASRTDLPFLLEVYRQGEEHGADLLSFADTVGALTPLEMYRTMRKIVKAVKKPLCAHCHNDMGMATANTIAAAQAGAFQLHTTVNGIGERAGNAALEEVLVALYMKGNVRKYDLSHLVSLSSMVAQYSGIHVDKLKPVVGDHAFRHESGIHIAAILEDPSTYEYFPPSLVGAQRRFVLGKHTGKKALEHEVSRLGYSLPEKDLCRLLELVKDRGEKKAELTDETLIDLIKMVMGGPPL, encoded by the coding sequence ATGAGATCGTGGAATGTCGAGATATGTGACGTGACTCTCCGCGACGGGGAGCAGACGCCGGGGGTCTCGTTCACCTGCGAGGAGAAGGTGCGGATCGCCGAGGCCCTCGACGAGGTGGGAGTCGAAGTGATCGAGGCCGGGTTTCCCGCGACCTCGAGCTACGAGAAGAGGTGCGTGAGCAGCGTTGCCGCCCTCGGGCTGGAGGCGCGGATATGCTGCCTCGCGCGTGCGAGGAAGGCAGACGTCGACGCCGCGATCGACGCGGGCGTGGACATGGTGAGCATATTCATCCCCACGTCGGAACTCCACGTCCGGCACAAGTTCCACGCGCCGCGGGAGACAGTCCTCGCGGAGGCTCTGGAAATGGTCGACTACACCCGCGACCACGGGATGCAGGTGAGGTTCGCCGCGGAGGACGCGTCGCGGACCGACCTCCCGTTCCTCCTCGAGGTATACAGGCAGGGCGAGGAGCACGGGGCAGACCTGCTCTCCTTTGCCGACACGGTCGGTGCCCTCACGCCCCTCGAGATGTACAGGACAATGCGGAAGATCGTGAAGGCCGTGAAGAAACCCCTCTGCGCCCACTGCCACAACGACATGGGGATGGCGACCGCGAACACGATCGCGGCGGCACAGGCCGGTGCATTCCAGCTCCACACGACCGTGAACGGCATCGGGGAGCGGGCGGGAAACGCGGCACTCGAGGAGGTCCTCGTCGCGCTGTACATGAAGGGGAACGTGAGGAAGTACGACCTCTCGCACCTCGTCTCCCTCTCCTCGATGGTCGCCCAGTACTCCGGGATACACGTGGACAAGCTCAAGCCCGTCGTGGGGGACCACGCGTTCCGCCACGAGAGCGGGATTCACATCGCGGCGATCCTCGAGGATCCCTCGACCTACGAGTACTTCCCGCCCTCGCTCGTGGGGGCCCAGCGGAGGTTCGTCCTCGGCAAGCACACGGGCAAGAAGGCGCTCGAGCACGAGGTCTCCCGGCTCGGGTACTCCCTCCCGGAGAAGGACCTCTGCCGCCTCCTCGAGCTCGTCAAGGACAGGGGCGAGAAGAAGGCCGAGCTCACGGACGAGACGCTGATCGACCTCATCAAGATGGTGATGGGGGGACCGCCGCTGTGA
- the hdrB gene encoding CoB--CoM heterodisulfide reductase subunit B, whose product MREYAFFLGCIAPNRYPGAESASYKTAEKLGIKLLDLEGASCCPAPGAFGSIDLNVWYAMAARNLVLAEQMKKDIALICNGCYKSIWEVNHKLKHNKELRDGVNEVLKGIDMEFKGTIDVWHLAELFYDPNIVGVDKIRDSVKVPLKGARIAVHYGCHLMKPKKERHFGSTEHPTWLEEMVAALGAEPVEYKNKMLCCGAGGGVRGYDLVHSLDITNEKLINLKEANVDALTEVCPFCQLQFDRGQIEIEEKFGVKYNLPVLHYCELLGLAQGMSPQELGLDLHAVSCEPFLKKVL is encoded by the coding sequence ATGCGCGAATATGCATTTTTCCTCGGCTGCATCGCTCCGAACCGCTACCCGGGAGCTGAATCGGCATCGTACAAGACCGCCGAGAAACTCGGGATCAAGCTCCTCGACCTCGAGGGAGCAAGCTGCTGCCCGGCACCGGGTGCATTCGGTTCGATCGACCTGAACGTCTGGTATGCCATGGCCGCGAGGAACCTCGTGCTCGCGGAGCAGATGAAGAAGGACATCGCCCTGATCTGCAACGGGTGCTACAAGTCCATCTGGGAAGTCAACCACAAGCTGAAGCACAACAAGGAGCTCAGGGACGGCGTGAACGAGGTCCTCAAGGGCATCGACATGGAGTTCAAGGGGACGATCGATGTCTGGCACCTCGCCGAGCTCTTCTACGATCCCAACATCGTGGGTGTTGATAAAATCCGTGACAGCGTGAAAGTCCCCCTCAAGGGCGCACGGATCGCGGTCCACTACGGCTGCCACCTCATGAAGCCCAAGAAGGAGAGGCACTTTGGATCGACGGAGCACCCGACGTGGCTCGAGGAGATGGTCGCCGCCCTCGGCGCAGAGCCTGTCGAGTACAAGAATAAAATGCTCTGCTGCGGTGCCGGCGGCGGTGTCCGCGGGTACGACCTCGTGCACTCCCTCGACATCACGAACGAGAAGCTGATCAACCTCAAGGAGGCAAATGTCGATGCCCTCACGGAAGTCTGCCCGTTCTGCCAGCTCCAGTTCGACCGCGGGCAGATCGAGATAGAGGAGAAATTCGGCGTAAAGTACAACCTCCCTGTGCTCCACTACTGCGAACTGCTGGGACTCGCCCAGGGCATGTCACCCCAGGAACTCGGGCTCGACCTCCACGCGGTCAGCTGCGAGCCGTTCCTGAAGAAGGTGCTCTAG
- the hdrC gene encoding CoB--CoM heterodisulfide reductase subunit C, producing MPRTKGYPEPLEKKLRDTRLFEDERNPQFTKTVEKISMTIPHMCYQCGTCTASCPSAPRSSYRIRKFVRRALLGLEEEALTDPDLWLCTTCYSCTDRCPRDIAPTDVIMAMRNLAFKRDIVPVNFLKTVQAIYTTGHGVPNNDVNRAARKKLGLPADPPTTHAFPKYVKGIQYILDHFELKKNADRIVKEREG from the coding sequence ATGCCCAGAACGAAAGGATACCCCGAACCACTCGAGAAGAAACTGAGGGACACGCGCCTCTTCGAGGACGAGAGGAACCCCCAGTTCACGAAGACCGTCGAGAAGATCTCGATGACGATCCCGCACATGTGCTACCAGTGCGGGACGTGCACCGCGTCGTGCCCGTCGGCACCCCGGAGCTCCTACCGCATCCGCAAGTTCGTCCGGCGTGCGCTCCTCGGGCTCGAGGAGGAGGCCCTCACCGACCCCGACCTCTGGCTCTGCACCACGTGCTACAGCTGCACGGACCGCTGCCCGAGGGACATCGCCCCGACCGATGTCATCATGGCCATGAGGAACCTCGCCTTCAAGAGGGATATCGTGCCGGTCAACTTCCTCAAGACGGTCCAGGCCATCTACACGACGGGCCACGGTGTCCCGAACAACGACGTGAACCGCGCGGCCCGCAAGAAACTCGGGCTCCCCGCCGACCCGCCCACGACGCACGCGTTCCCGAAATACGTGAAGGGGATCCAGTACATCCTCGACCACTTCGAGCTCAAGAAGAATGCCGACCGGATAGTCAAGGAAAGGGAGGGGTGA
- a CDS encoding aconitase/3-isopropylmalate dehydratase large subunit family protein translates to MTTLSERILGAPAGSYVDCRVDRAYVHDGTGVLTLEAWNAMGAGRLAGKERTYVFFDHIVPANNSETAVLQAELRRFAREHGLPFADVGEGICHQLMGEGIALPGEIIVGADSHTCTLGAFGAFATGVGATDMAAIWADGGTWFRVPETIGIYLGGSLREPAEAKDLALTYVARLTMDGATYMALEFLGECVPSLPVEDRMTLSNLAVETGAKVGLFYADEKTCAYLRAHGHYVEPQVPEDCGYARTLEIDASDVVPVVAVPHRVDTVKPVEDLAGLPVDQVFLGTCTNGRYSDLERFARVVRGKKVRVRTLVAPASRRVLARAAERGVLSWLIEAGCTILPPGCGPCLGAHQGVLGKGEVCVSTANRNFRNRMGVGGEVYLASPSTAAASALAGALAVPGVPR, encoded by the coding sequence GTGACGACGCTCTCGGAGAGGATCCTCGGTGCACCGGCGGGCAGCTACGTGGACTGCAGGGTCGACCGCGCTTACGTGCACGACGGGACGGGGGTGCTCACCCTCGAGGCGTGGAACGCGATGGGCGCGGGGAGGCTCGCGGGGAAGGAGAGGACGTACGTCTTCTTCGACCACATCGTGCCCGCGAACAATTCCGAGACGGCCGTGCTGCAGGCCGAGCTGCGCCGTTTCGCGAGGGAGCACGGCCTCCCCTTCGCCGACGTGGGCGAGGGGATCTGCCACCAGCTCATGGGCGAGGGGATCGCCCTCCCCGGCGAAATCATCGTGGGGGCAGACTCGCACACCTGCACGCTCGGGGCATTCGGGGCATTCGCGACGGGGGTCGGCGCGACCGACATGGCAGCCATCTGGGCGGACGGGGGGACGTGGTTCCGCGTCCCGGAGACCATCGGGATTTACCTCGGGGGTTCCCTGCGCGAGCCCGCGGAGGCAAAGGACCTCGCCCTCACCTACGTCGCCCGCCTCACGATGGACGGCGCCACATACATGGCGCTCGAGTTCCTCGGGGAGTGCGTGCCCTCGCTCCCGGTGGAGGACCGCATGACCCTCTCCAACCTCGCCGTCGAGACGGGCGCAAAAGTTGGCCTCTTCTACGCGGACGAGAAGACGTGCGCTTACCTCCGCGCGCACGGCCACTACGTCGAGCCGCAGGTCCCGGAGGACTGCGGGTACGCGCGGACGCTCGAGATAGATGCTTCCGATGTCGTCCCCGTCGTCGCGGTCCCCCACCGCGTGGACACAGTGAAACCCGTCGAGGATCTCGCGGGGCTCCCGGTCGACCAGGTCTTCCTCGGGACGTGCACGAACGGGAGGTATAGCGACCTCGAGAGGTTTGCCCGGGTAGTCCGGGGCAAGAAGGTCAGGGTCCGCACGCTCGTCGCCCCCGCCTCGCGCCGCGTGCTTGCCCGGGCGGCAGAGAGGGGAGTCCTCTCGTGGCTTATCGAGGCGGGGTGCACCATCCTCCCGCCGGGGTGCGGCCCGTGCCTCGGGGCCCACCAGGGCGTCCTCGGCAAGGGCGAGGTCTGCGTCTCGACGGCGAACCGGAACTTCAGGAACAGGATGGGCGTCGGGGGCGAGGTCTACCTCGCGTCCCCATCGACTGCCGCCGCGAGCGCGCTCGCGGGTGCCCTCGCGGTGCCGGGGGTGCCGCGATGA
- a CDS encoding 4Fe-4S binding protein, translating into MTLFPKFKKFRDGANVICEQRLLQQVNNLVLNSEICTGCGICVEACPEEAIALGLVGATRRGAVTYAAPVDIDEVKCSYCGVCVIMCPFNALTLKIDGEERLPIVEKDGFPQYDMVADIDDEKCVRCTICDEVCPREAIVRDVPVYEGAEEGGKERQTALKSKTTFKVDDEKCTLCGICGAVCPAITVKHKPFTAETGKVEGEVLWDESRCDACKVCVELCPEECITVEREVIEGKKLPGQVDIDQKMCCTCTWCSRNCPTEAITVEKIFEGDIEFFPEKCPGGCSTCVEVCPANAIYLPTPPKASELKGTLEPTIAVNKDYCILCGACVNACPGEDIIRLHRTGIRMKGKETDLFKRIKEKLFTPRTSKVKEEIPGSVQLKMMEKA; encoded by the coding sequence ATGACACTGTTTCCGAAGTTCAAGAAATTCCGGGATGGAGCAAATGTCATCTGCGAGCAACGGCTCCTCCAGCAGGTGAACAACCTGGTGCTCAACTCAGAGATCTGCACCGGCTGCGGTATCTGCGTCGAGGCGTGCCCGGAAGAGGCCATCGCGCTCGGGCTCGTGGGTGCAACCCGGAGGGGAGCCGTCACGTATGCAGCTCCCGTTGACATCGACGAGGTCAAGTGCTCGTACTGTGGCGTCTGCGTCATCATGTGCCCGTTCAATGCGCTAACCCTCAAGATCGACGGGGAAGAGCGCCTCCCGATCGTGGAGAAGGACGGATTCCCGCAGTACGACATGGTCGCAGACATCGACGACGAGAAGTGCGTGCGGTGCACCATCTGCGACGAGGTCTGTCCCCGCGAGGCGATCGTCCGCGACGTCCCGGTCTACGAGGGTGCAGAGGAAGGCGGGAAGGAACGCCAGACGGCCCTCAAGAGCAAGACGACCTTCAAGGTCGACGACGAGAAGTGCACGCTCTGCGGCATCTGCGGGGCCGTGTGCCCGGCGATCACGGTCAAGCACAAGCCGTTCACCGCGGAGACCGGGAAGGTCGAGGGGGAGGTCCTGTGGGACGAGAGCCGCTGCGATGCCTGCAAGGTCTGCGTGGAGCTCTGCCCTGAAGAGTGCATCACCGTGGAACGCGAGGTCATCGAGGGCAAGAAGCTCCCGGGCCAGGTGGACATCGACCAGAAGATGTGCTGCACATGCACGTGGTGCTCGCGCAACTGCCCGACCGAGGCGATCACCGTCGAGAAGATCTTCGAGGGGGACATCGAGTTCTTCCCGGAGAAGTGCCCGGGAGGGTGTTCCACGTGCGTCGAGGTCTGCCCCGCAAATGCCATTTACCTGCCCACCCCGCCCAAGGCGAGCGAGCTCAAGGGCACGCTTGAGCCCACCATCGCGGTGAACAAGGACTACTGCATCCTCTGCGGTGCCTGCGTGAACGCCTGCCCGGGCGAGGACATCATCAGGCTGCACAGGACAGGTATCCGGATGAAGGGCAAGGAGACCGACCTCTTCAAGAGGATCAAGGAGAAGCTCTTCACCCCGCGGACTTCGAAGGTGAAGGAAGAGATCCCCGGAAGCGTCCAGCTCAAGATGATGGAGAAGGCGTGA
- a CDS encoding thiamine pyrophosphate-dependent enzyme, with protein sequence MKGEEALAAALLAATDRRYAVPGYPVTELAALCGAETVVNEKTGLEYALGDSLSGRRAALVVKNVGVNACVDPLVQATAQGLRAGVLLVCGDDPEARGSQTSQDTRIVGELAEIPVLEPGPETCFSAVEAALEASEEFSRVAMLRVTPALLGAEVTGAPIPRAERQGRLSDRSYTMHGRMAASRRLFSRMRQWADRSPLNAWRGGVAGVGPAPGETRIVTVFPPPARLAGYSVINEEGLPFAADHCGHRFLPGTPEEEPETIESRGFYRTFCRDCPFKPVISLMREEGMRPVVDAGCAVLAMNPPYRIGVASYGMGSSVAVAARSTAVALTGDYALLHSGLNALIDVYEKGLPLLCVVLDNRCAAMTGRQPAIPLEPYIGWANPRFVEARDTGRIRELFRTAERPAVIVVRGECPGGQEHEIVECRDM encoded by the coding sequence GTGAAGGGAGAGGAAGCACTCGCGGCGGCACTCCTCGCGGCGACGGACCGGCGCTACGCGGTCCCGGGCTACCCGGTGACGGAGCTTGCCGCGCTCTGCGGCGCGGAGACCGTCGTCAACGAGAAGACGGGCCTCGAGTACGCGCTCGGGGATTCGCTCTCCGGGCGGCGTGCCGCCCTCGTCGTGAAGAACGTCGGGGTCAACGCCTGCGTCGACCCGCTCGTGCAGGCAACGGCCCAGGGCCTCCGCGCCGGGGTCCTCCTCGTCTGCGGGGACGACCCGGAAGCGAGGGGATCGCAGACGAGCCAGGACACGCGGATCGTCGGGGAACTCGCCGAGATCCCGGTCCTCGAACCGGGCCCGGAGACGTGTTTTTCGGCAGTGGAAGCCGCACTCGAGGCATCGGAAGAGTTCTCGCGGGTCGCGATGCTGCGGGTGACGCCCGCGCTCCTCGGGGCGGAGGTAACGGGCGCGCCCATCCCCCGCGCGGAAAGGCAGGGCAGGCTCTCCGACAGGAGCTACACCATGCACGGGAGGATGGCCGCGTCACGCCGTCTCTTTTCGAGAATGCGGCAGTGGGCGGATCGCTCCCCGCTCAACGCGTGGCGGGGAGGGGTGGCCGGCGTGGGCCCGGCACCCGGGGAGACGAGGATCGTGACGGTCTTCCCGCCACCCGCGAGGCTCGCGGGGTACTCGGTCATCAACGAAGAGGGGCTGCCTTTCGCGGCCGACCACTGCGGGCACCGCTTCCTGCCGGGAACACCGGAAGAGGAGCCCGAGACCATCGAGAGCAGGGGGTTCTACAGGACGTTCTGCCGGGACTGCCCGTTCAAGCCCGTGATCTCCCTCATGCGGGAAGAGGGGATGAGGCCGGTGGTCGACGCGGGGTGTGCCGTCCTCGCGATGAACCCGCCGTACAGGATCGGCGTTGCGAGCTACGGGATGGGCTCCTCGGTCGCGGTGGCTGCGCGGAGCACGGCCGTCGCGCTCACGGGGGACTACGCGCTCCTCCACAGCGGGCTCAATGCCCTCATCGACGTGTACGAGAAGGGCCTCCCCCTCCTCTGCGTCGTGCTCGACAACCGCTGTGCCGCGATGACGGGGAGGCAGCCCGCGATCCCGCTCGAGCCGTACATCGGGTGGGCGAATCCCCGTTTCGTGGAAGCGCGGGACACTGGGAGGATCCGCGAGCTCTTCCGGACCGCGGAGCGGCCGGCAGTCATCGTGGTGAGGGGAGAATGTCCGGGGGGACAGGAGCATGAGATCGTGGAATGTCGAGATATGTGA
- the fhcD gene encoding formylmethanofuran--tetrahydromethanopterin N-formyltransferase, which yields MQLNGVTIDDTYAEAFPTWIARVIITAVTLEWARKAATEATGFATSAIGCPCEAGIECELSPEETPDGRPGVAILICAAKKKLKEQVVERLAECVLTSPTTAVFDGLPNAEEKIQVKLHFFGDGYEYQKEVGGRKCWVIPIMEGEYVGEEEFGIVKGVAGGNFFVMGENQMAALMGAQAASDAIARVRGVITSFPGGIVASGSKVGSKKYKFMPASTNEKYCPTLRDKVPDSKVPPGVNAVYEIVIDGIDEKAVAEAMAKGIRAAVKVPGVKYISAGNYGGNLGPYKIELHKIL from the coding sequence ATGCAGCTGAACGGAGTGACCATCGACGACACTTACGCGGAGGCATTCCCCACGTGGATTGCCCGCGTCATCATCACCGCTGTGACCCTCGAGTGGGCGAGGAAGGCCGCGACGGAGGCGACGGGATTCGCGACGTCGGCCATCGGCTGTCCTTGCGAGGCGGGGATAGAGTGCGAGCTCTCGCCCGAGGAGACGCCGGACGGCCGGCCCGGCGTCGCGATCCTGATCTGCGCCGCGAAGAAGAAGCTGAAGGAACAGGTCGTCGAGCGCCTCGCGGAGTGCGTCCTCACGTCCCCCACCACCGCGGTCTTCGACGGTCTCCCGAACGCGGAGGAGAAGATACAGGTGAAGCTCCACTTCTTCGGGGACGGCTACGAGTACCAGAAGGAGGTAGGCGGGAGGAAGTGCTGGGTCATCCCCATCATGGAGGGGGAGTACGTCGGCGAGGAGGAGTTCGGCATCGTCAAGGGCGTTGCCGGCGGCAACTTCTTCGTGATGGGCGAGAACCAGATGGCCGCGCTCATGGGGGCGCAGGCCGCGTCCGACGCGATCGCCCGCGTTCGCGGCGTGATCACGAGCTTCCCCGGCGGGATCGTGGCGAGCGGCTCGAAGGTCGGCTCGAAGAAGTACAAGTTCATGCCGGCGAGCACGAACGAGAAGTACTGCCCCACGCTGCGGGACAAGGTCCCGGACAGCAAGGTCCCGCCCGGGGTGAACGCGGTCTACGAGATCGTCATCGACGGCATCGACGAGAAGGCGGTCGCCGAGGCCATGGCGAAGGGGATCAGGGCCGCGGTGAAGGTTCCCGGCGTGAAGTACATCAGCGCTGGGAATTACGGGGGGAACCTCGGGCCTTACAAGATCGAGCTCCACAAGATCCTCTGA
- a CDS encoding 4Fe-4S binding protein, with the protein MAFALHVNMDRCTGCNNCVVACPVDALELYTVDPVTNEKIYKVRHGKAMVLDVKQELCAGCGVCVEACPHDVIRLAGRGAMPHEAKV; encoded by the coding sequence ATGGCATTTGCATTGCACGTGAACATGGACCGGTGTACCGGCTGTAACAACTGTGTGGTGGCATGCCCTGTCGATGCACTGGAGCTCTACACCGTGGATCCCGTAACGAACGAGAAGATCTACAAGGTGCGGCACGGCAAGGCCATGGTTCTTGACGTCAAGCAGGAGCTGTGTGCCGGCTGTGGCGTCTGCGTCGAAGCATGCCCGCACGATGTCATACGGCTGGCAGGCCGTGGAGCGATGCCCCACGAGGCCAAGGTATGA